The Ictalurus punctatus breed USDA103 chromosome 15, Coco_2.0, whole genome shotgun sequence DNA window gtttttaaattcattcaataaTAGTAACAATGTTCCATTTCCGCTTTCTGAACATACGTATAGCCAAATGACATTTTCTGAAGCTAAACACTTGATGTTTGATGAATCAGCcctgaaaataataaaaatgaaatatgattAATATCCACTATCCAAAAGTTTAACATACCGATGAGTGACAACCGCTTAAAAGTGCCTTTTAAAGACCCCACATTTGTCTCAAAGGGCCGCTAGTGATTACTGCATAGCTATTACATGATCTTAACACTAGAGGGTGATATAACATTAGTAGTCTTTACTTTTGTTCACATTTCCTTCTcacatacatccattttctttcCAGAGTAGCCCTTCACCGTCATGTCTGTACTGTTGACTCCGAAACAGAGATTTAACCATATAAAGAAATCATACCACCTTCTACTCATCCTGTTTACTTAAGTGTATCAGGTGATATTCACTACAGACCTAACTGACTTAAATGAGTTACAGTAACCGTGTTACATAAAAGAAACAGTCATGCCAAAACAGTCATTTCTACACATTAGTTTATTTCATCCAGCTTGTAGACTAATGTATACATGTGCACCTATGTTTTAATATAGTATTTATCCTTTTAAACAGTTTAATTAATGTGATacaaatttacagtatataGCATTATGAAAATACTGGTCATTTCAGTACAAATCTATACCTTAGGATTTATCTAGCAAGCAAAAATAATCATTGCtcattatcagaaaaaaaagcaaaaaaaaacaaaaaaacaaaaaaacaaacaaaccaacaacagCAAAAGCAGTTGACGAGCTCAAGTAAAGCCCATTAGTAGGTGATCTCGGATTCATTCAGAGGTCTCCtctagaaatgaaataaattcacAGTATGGAAAACAGCATGTTATCTTCGATTTATGATCTAAAATAAATTTAAGcctactggggaaaaaaaaataaaaaataaaataaaaaaataaaaaatggccCCAAACTCAGTTTATGGACATGATCCactatgaagaaaagaaaaagaaaagaggtaCATGTAAGCTTAACACAAAATGATGGAGAGAAACAAAATATGTAGCGCTgattagaaaataaatacagtcaCTGTGATTACAATCCcaagtgtagtgtagtggttaacaaaaaaaattaaaataaattaacagtTCTTCCTAAAACGCCATTTGATCCTGTTTTACTGAAGAACAGCTTGGAATAAGAGGACAAGAGGACAAACCAGTCatactacagtatatgtacCATTAAAAAGCCTTGTAATGGTCGAGTTTATTAAAGTGTCTACGTATAAGGGGAAGGGAGTGGATAGGAATGGGTTCTGCTCACAGTCATCCAGTGTTTCTGATTCTCATCAGAGTATGAGGGAAGGATAAAGCTACATGTACTACTCCATGGATAAAAGATCCGAGAACACTGGTTAAGAGTACATGAGGCACAGCAGTCTATCCAAATATTATGACATTCAAGATGTATATTCAGTACATCCGTTAATATAAAATCTAGTGTTTTCGCTATATTGCCTTCGAGCTTACAAAAGGGCCGTCCATACAGATTTAATGCAAATGCATCAGAAATAATAACGTTAACTTGAAGCAATGTATTTGGGTAGTAGGGTAATTGTTTTCTTAGCATGTAGGCTCATCTATAGGCGTTTATACCAAAGCCAAACAGAGCGTCGGAAGCATTAGAGGAAATGTACTCCGTCGTTATCATCCGCCTAGATGCAAGGAAACTCTTAGCACCAAGCAGTGCAACATTTGCAAAGGTGAGTCAAGCGATGGAAAACatatacaggtgtgtgttttctgGGATAGAAGGTGCCTTTGTGGAGCATATCTTTAGTAGATACGAATAACGCAGCCGATGCCCACATCACACAGGACTACAAACCGCTACCCCGTGTTCATATCTACGCTGCTTCAGTTAACTACAGAAAGGCTCCAGTGGTGATCTGCCGCAGGTCAGGGCTCGGTTTAAAGTCCATCCCCTGACAAGTCACGGCACATCACCtggaataaacaaaaaagctcGTTCCAAATGTTCTGCAGCCTCCATCTATGCACCTCTACTTGAGGGCGAAGGTTGAAAATAATGTCGTATCTAATATATCTCGcactgtgaaatatttcaagaggCATAAACACACTCCTCATACATGAAACACTTCACTTCAGAGTGCACAGAAAAGTTTGTTATCTGCGATGAAGATCGAAAATTAGTGTCAGGTCATTaggaaagagaaaagacaaacaaacaaacatcacataAATCAGGGCAGGGAATCAGCCCTTGTCAAACATAAAGggtaataaaaatttaaatatctgcTACAAAAATATGATTTCTCGGGTCCTTGGCAATGATTAAAAGCATTAGCAATGGCCCACTACGAGCCTAAGAAATCTCCCAAAAATTTAGGTAAAAGCTCGTTTGCTCGTACACGCAAAAATTGAGAAGCATTCTAAATTTAGTCGAcattcaataaaaacacaccaggAAGCGATCATGACAGCTGAACTAGTGTCGTATCAAACAGGCTTCTATATGTTTGTCTCTAGATTAACAGCGTAACCACAGAGTATTTCCTGTGCTATTTGtgaaacgcaaaaaaaaaagaagtcaccGAAATTTGTTTGTGGTTCGGATCCTGGAGTCACATGACTCCCGAGAGGTCATTAAAACAGATTGTCATCACTGATATTGTTTCTCACTGATATGAGGTCTCTCTTTGTAGGTCTAAATGCAGGGGAAAAAACCTGCAAACGTGCAATTATCCAGACGTTCACACTCATCGAGTCAAATCCGCTACTTATTATTGTGCTCCCAGTTATGGAGGGAAGTGTGTAGAAAGCCCTCCCTCCAGCAGGaatgaaaaaaacccaaaaaggtCTGTGCTTAAAGAGAAGTGCTGTGTTGTGGAGTTTCTGAAGCATCTGAAGGGATTTTTTTAAGGAGTGGATTCAGTAATCTCACAGAGTAGAGAGTCATTGTTAGTTATATGGCACAAGAGactgttttggtgtgtgtgtgtgtgtgtgtgtgtgtgtgtaaatgagaaTAATTGCCTGTGTGTGGATAATGTGGttaggattatttttatatactgcatatatacagtatatatcgaGTGTGTAAGTCTCAGCTGTCGTTGATGTTCTATCATCTCTAGAGCGTGATCACTGTgccgtcctcttccaggttctGTGTCTGCACACCTCTCTCAGGGCCCCTCGGTGACTCTGCGCTGGTGCTGCTCATAACAGGATGCTGAAAGGTCCCGTTGGAATGTCGGAGGTCAAGGTGAGGCTTGTACCTGGGCAGGGTGGACATGCTGGAGCTAGCCTCTGTCCCTGGCCCTGGGGCGAGCCTGCTATCTTGAGCTGCCTCGATCACCAAGTCTTCGTCATCCTCATCGCTGTCCACTTCCTCAGGATGGAAGTTCTGGATGATTTGCGCAGGGGCTGTCACCATGGCAACTGGGGTCGTGTAGCTGTAGTAACTGGCTCCGCTATCGGAGGATCGACCTGAGCTGCCTGAAGCAGCTCCAccgctgttgttgttgtggcGCACCACGTTATTGCGCTGGTTAGCTGGCTTCACCGTAATGATGAGGTTGTAGCTGTTCGCGATCATCATGTCGGTGACCTGGTCCAGCGACTTCCCGGCCACCTCGATACCGTTGACCTCGAGCACCTCGTCGTTGACGGCAAGCAGGCCCGTGCTCTCGGCAAGGCCACCGGGCACCATGCGCGAGATAAAGATGCCTGGTGCTTTCTCCAGGCCGTGCGGCGTGACGCGCACGCTCGAGCCATCTCGGATGTAGAAGCCCAGCGGCTTTTCCTGGCCGTGTTTGTAAAGGCGCACACGCCGGTGTGTCTCGGGCAGCACGTCCACGTCGATAATGGACGACACGGGACGGAAGTCTCGGGGAAGGCTGATGACTACTGCCGGCTTCTTCCTGCCTGCATCAGGGCGCAGGAGCACTGCAGCAAGGGGAGGTTTCTTGCGGGTCAAAGAGTTGGTGCCAAATGTGGAGTAGTCCGCCTCCTCTGCAGAAAGAGATGACACAAAGCAGAGCATTAGCTTAGGACctacatttctttcatttttcaagCTACTAACAAATCTACAAAATAAAACCATCAACACATTTagaagcgcacacacacacacacacacacacacacacacacacacagaataataataaaataacactcCTCTGAGGATAACAGTTTCTGCACAAGTTTTTTTCTAGCATGCATCTCAAAGCATTCTAATAAAATCTGGCCTTTCATCATAATGTTTCAGaagatatacagtactgtgcaaaagtcttaggcactctattttatttagtacaaactttgttatagagtTTTCATTTTAGGACGTCTACATTAaagagtcagtacaaaaacattttagattcacAAACATTAGTAttctagcacaaaatgaaatgttacagaaaaatgtttgtatgtcagtaaagaaagcagcacattaactggtaagagacacttttcagacaaaaaacacaaaacacaatgaagtctgctggattttgctgcaaaaataagaagcaagtgcgacagtcaaagttccagaagaactgtgactggttctgcaagatgctcaataaaacttataGCTCTTTtcattataaaactgcactaattctacctgagactactttatttattttatttattttttttttttaagcaaagggtctTCACACCAAATATCGCCTTTGCTTCAATTATTACTGTTTCCTTCTCTTTactgtatttcatttttaaatggataaacaTTTCATTGCATCATTTTTGAAGCCGTCGTCGCTCTACAGCATTTTTTTGCACGTGCCTAagtacttttgcacagtactgtacgtAGATAACCAATCCGCACATCAAAATGGTATGAGCTTGGCATCAGTGTCAAGCTTTCCTTCCTCAGTTAAATCGCTTTGAGCCGCACAGGCCAAATGACTCTCTCCGCTTAAAAACCCATTCCCACAGAACTGCTGTAAGAGGAAACCTGAAGGGGATCCCAGGGAGAAAAAGGTCTGCCTCGTTAGTTTCGCCACTGATCTGAAGTTTAATCTACTGTAAACCCAGGCTAAAATCCATGCCGTCCTTCCCTCCCTCCGTTTCAAATGGTCTCCTGtgctccttctctctttccctccgtTAGCAGCCCTTGCAAATTCCACAGAGACTTTACTCACACGGCTGAGCTCGTAGACTTTCACCTTTGTGAACAATCGTACACGGGATCGAGGAATAACCGAGAGGAAAAGCACCAGAAATGGAAATACGGTTgatttataaagaaaaataaaaaatgccgGCCGAACATTGTCACGACTGTCCCGTGTAAAGGGTAATGGTTAATCTATGCTTCCAATCATTAACTTGGGAAGCATTAGTGCACCTGTTGTGTCTCTACTGCTCCCTGTCCTTCACGTGAACCAAAAACATCATACGCAGTCTTTTCCAATatggggaggggaaaaaaaaaaaatctgacatgtTAGTCGAAGATAATGACATTCAGGGACAACAAACCACAAAGCAAGAAGAAGCTTGCTCCCTCCAATAAACCTCTGCTGTATATGCACAAGTCCATCTCCAAGTAGCACATTCCTTCTGAAATAATCACTGAGAGAGTTGTAGTATAAGTAACAGGTAACAGCCGTATCCCGTAGACTTATCCCGTAGACTTATCCCGTATCAGCATAAAGAACAGCAGCACCATCGAATCAATGAAAGAATAGCTTAGATGTGTCAAATAAAATGCCTGTTTAAAGTGAAGCAATTAATTCCAAATATAGCCCAAATAAGCACATGTACACAAGCGCACACAAAGGATTAATTGTCTACAGAGTGCGATGGTCTCCCTTTCATTTCTCCCCGAGATAAAAGAAAACTATCTGGACCTATGCTTTGTTTTTAACCTGAAACATCTGAGCACATACAAACTGAGTTGCGTAATGCTTTCAGGCCGAATCTGAAAGCTCGCCCTTTTGCTCAAATACATAAGCATACTCGCATACTAATGTGAACCATCCTATCTGAAGCGTGCGTGCACATGCAGAGTGAGTTCAGCCTGTGCAGTCAAGCATAGCAGTTCAGTGTTCTTTCATCACCATCACTCTGACTCTCCCCCCTTttcccctaaccctaaccccctttTCCcagcactgtaaaaaaaaaaaaataaaaaaaaaaaaaggaagagtcCATTTCCCACAgtccaaaacaacaacaaaaaataaactgcTGATATCTTGTTTTGTAAGCTAACCATACCATGTACTTGGGAAGAATTGAGCAGGGCCAGGTTTCCTCAAAGAATCATATCACAAAGGCATACTGTTATATATGAGGATACCTGTTCTGGAAAAATGGCGAAACTTGGATTTCTCTGCCTAGAACATACAATTCAAAATGTAAGAAATTTGCCatcccatccattttccgtaccgcttatcctacacagggtcgcagtggGCCTGGACCCATCTTCAGGGTACACACCTGTTGACCCATCTtcagggtacacacacacacacacacactacggacaattaagacatgccaatcagcctctttgtactggggaaggaaaccggagtacccgtaggagacccctgaagcatggggagaacgtgcaagctccacgcacacacagggcggagatgGGAATCAAGCCCCCTACCCCAGAGGTGTGAAACAaacgttctaaccactaagccaccatgccccaccTTTAAGAAACTATACTTCAGTAAACCAACTTTAAAAAAGTTCAAcgtaaatgtatataaatgtaaatatatttcaccaaaacagtgctgtttttctttttcatttttaacctgGTCTGTGCTTGGTGAGAAATCGGTTGAACAAAGAACAGTCGGTCTACGTAAAGATATCTACAAAGTGCCATAGCTATATAGACATAAGCCAGAAAAATCTGCAGTTTTCtgaagtatacagtatatagtagaaAATAACTATAAAGAACTATACACCAGCCAATCATTTGGCAGTAGTGCAATGCatcaatcatgcagatacaggtcaaacactttagttaatgtttacataacaatgggatggggggggggtgacCATGaaatggttgttggtgccaggcaggctagtttgagtatttctgaaactgctgataatctgttttgaaaaataaataaatatataaatatataaatatataaacaaaaacaacagtctctagagttcttacagaatggtgcggaaaacaaaaaacatcaattGTGCAGCAGTTCTGGAGGCGGACACACCTTGttgagagaagtcagaggagaatggtcagaTTTACTCGAGATGACAAGGCTACAATAACTCAATAAACCCCACTTCACAACCATGGTGAAGTGTATATTGTTGCTGACAATCTGAATTCctttatggccacaatttacccgtCTTATAATTTCTAGTCTGATAATGCACCGTGTCACAAAGTACAATTGTCTCCAACTGGTTCcatgaacatgacagtgagTTCAGTGTACTTCCCAGTCAACAGGATCTGAATCCAATcgagcacctttgggatgtcAACATGGCCAAGAATCTCAAAGGAACgccttgtggaatccatgtaACATAGAATTGAGACTGTTATGAGAGAAAAAGTGGACCTACCCTATATTAGTATTGTGTTCCAGTGAGTGTATACAGTAgggggaaagaaagaatttaAATCACCACGCGATGGGTTTTCCCAAGCCACTCACAAGTACTAGAGCAACCATCAGAGCTTTTGTTAAACTGCACTCAGGTCAGATAGTTTACTGAACACATCATGGTCAAA harbors:
- the pard6b gene encoding partitioning defective 6 homolog beta encodes the protein MNKNHRVPSSRSLSAVEVKSKFGAEFRRFSLDRSKPGRFDEFYGLLQHVHRIPNVELLVGYADIHGDLLPINNDDNYHKAITTATPLLRLFLQRKEEADYSTFGTNSLTRKKPPLAAVLLRPDAGRKKPAVVISLPRDFRPVSSIIDVDVLPETHRRVRLYKHGQEKPLGFYIRDGSSVRVTPHGLEKAPGIFISRMVPGGLAESTGLLAVNDEVLEVNGIEVAGKSLDQVTDMMIANSYNLIITVKPANQRNNVVRHNNNSGGAASGSSGRSSDSGASYYSYTTPVAMVTAPAQIIQNFHPEEVDSDEDDEDLVIEAAQDSRLAPGPGTEASSSMSTLPRYKPHLDLRHSNGTFQHPVMSSTSAESPRGPERGVQTQNLEEDGTVITL